In Eubalaena glacialis isolate mEubGla1 chromosome 2, mEubGla1.1.hap2.+ XY, whole genome shotgun sequence, a single genomic region encodes these proteins:
- the LOC133085093 gene encoding LOW QUALITY PROTEIN: ornithine decarboxylase antizyme 2-like (The sequence of the model RefSeq protein was modified relative to this genomic sequence to represent the inferred CDS: deleted 1 base in 1 codon): protein MINTQDSSILPLSNCPQLQCCRHIVPGPLWCSDAPHPLSKIPGGRGGGRDPSVSALIYKDEKLTVTQDLPMNDGKPHIVHFQYEVTEVKVSSWDAVLSNQSLFVEISDGLLADASKEGLLALLEFAEEKMKVNYVFICFRKGREDRAPLLKTFSFLGFEIVRPGHPCVPSRPDVMFMVYPLDQNLSDEH, encoded by the exons ATGATAAACACCCAGGACAGTAGTATTTTGCCTTTGAGTAACTGTCCCCAGCTCCAGTGCTGCAGGCACATTGTTCCGGGGCCTCTGTGGTGCTCC GATGCCCCTCACCCACTGTCGAAGATCCCTGGTGGGCGAGGGGGCGGCAGGGATCCTTCTGTCTCAGCTCTAATATATAAGGACGAGAAGCTCACTGTGACTCAGGACCTCCCTATGAACGATGGAAAACCTCACATCGTCCACTTCCAGTATGAGGTCACCGAGGTGAAGGTCTCTTCCTGGGATGCAGTCCTGTCCAACCAGAGCCTGTTTGTAGAAATctcagatggattattagctgatGCGAGCAAAGAAGGATTGTTAGCACTGCTAGAGTTTGCTGAAGAGAAGATGAAAGTGAACTACGTCTTCATCTGCTTCAGGAAGGGCCGGGAAGACAGAGCTCCACTCCTGAAGACCTTCAGCTTCTTGGGCTTTGAGATTGTGCGTCCAGGCCATCCCTGTGTCCCCTCTCGACCAGATGTGATGTTCATGGTTTACCCCCTGGATCAGAACTTGTCCGATGAGCACTAA